A segment of the Sanyastnella coralliicola genome:
TGCCGAGAAAATGAATCATCATCCAACATGGTATAACGTGTACAATTACGTTCGGATTGAATTGAGTACGCATGATGCCGGCAATAAAATCACGGAGAAGGATTATCGCCTAGCTCGCGCGATAGACGAGTTTCTACAATAGCCATGATAGAAGTTATTCCAGAAGACGTAAAGCAGAAGTTTGAATCTGAATTCAAGCATTTTTCACCTGATTTGAAGTCGTTTTTGACCGAAGTTGGATTAGCGAAGGAATTTAGAGAAGGAGAGGAGATGATGCGCACTGGCCAGTACTTCAAGCATACCATGCTTGTGGTGGATGGTAAGGTGAAGCTTTATCGTGAAGATGAGGAAGGGAATGAATTCTTGCTCTATTACCTCGAACCAGGTTCGGCTTGCGCACTTTCGATGATTTGTGCTACGCGTGCTGAACAGTCGCAGGTGAAAGCTGTGGCGGTTGAAGATGTGACCGCATTGGCCATTCCGATTCAATACATGGATCAATTGATGACCGATCACAAATCATGGTACTACTTTGTTTTAGAGACTTATCGATCGCGATTTGAAGAGCTTTTAACAGTCATCGATCAGGTGGCCTTCCGCAGTATGGATGAGAAGTTGCTCTTCTACTTGCGTAGGCAATTCAAAGCATATCAGTCAGATACTATTCAAACGACTCACCAACAGATTGCCTATGATCTGAATTCTTCGCGTGAGGTAATCTCGCGCCTCTTGAAGAAAATGGAACAGAAAGGCTTCGTAGCGCTGCATCGCAATGCGATCGAACGCAAGAATCTTGACCAAGATCAGTTTCCTTGGTGACCTAGGGTACAGTACATCCAGAGTAAAGTGCTGACATTTGTATCAGAATAAAAACTCAACCCATGTTATTCTTTCGTAATACCAACAAGACATCCGGTGAAGAAATCCGCAAGGAGATTGAGTCAAATGCCGGGATAATTATTGACGTTCGCACCGCTGCAGAACGTGCTATGGGAACACTTCCAGACGCGCAAGCTGCAGATTGGCTTTCAGGAGAAGTTCACGAGAACGCTTCTTCATGGGATCCAGAAA
Coding sequences within it:
- a CDS encoding 4a-hydroxytetrahydrobiopterin dehydratase, with product MWQENDDKLVREFRFKDFGEAFTFMTRVAMIAEKMNHHPTWYNVYNYVRIELSTHDAGNKITEKDYRLARAIDEFLQ
- a CDS encoding Crp/Fnr family transcriptional regulator, with the translated sequence MIEVIPEDVKQKFESEFKHFSPDLKSFLTEVGLAKEFREGEEMMRTGQYFKHTMLVVDGKVKLYREDEEGNEFLLYYLEPGSACALSMICATRAEQSQVKAVAVEDVTALAIPIQYMDQLMTDHKSWYYFVLETYRSRFEELLTVIDQVAFRSMDEKLLFYLRRQFKAYQSDTIQTTHQQIAYDLNSSREVISRLLKKMEQKGFVALHRNAIERKNLDQDQFPW
- a CDS encoding rhodanese-like domain-containing protein, coding for MLFFRNTNKTSGEEIRKEIESNAGIIIDVRTAAERAMGTLPDAQAADWLSGEVHENASSWDPEKHYYLYCRSGNRSGQAASFLKAQGFKNVTNIGAYGDLKNSF